aggaagtgttatcTATCTGGATCCAGATACACTGGAATAtgttaaatttgaaaatataccttcatataatttctcatctattgaaaatggaataaaaatccTGGCACTGTCCACCTCACACTGATGTAAGGAGAATATAGTGCTATTGAAATGGGAATTGTCAATATAATCATCACTACGGTTCTCTCTTCTCATCTTAAATCTGATGGAGTTCATATAAAAATGGTGCCAGGACAGGCCACAACGCTGCTATATTTGGGGGCCTATTGTATGGATAGATGAAATGTGGTGTCATCTTATCACTGTCATTTTTCTCCAGggtgaaccaaaaaaaaaaaaaaaaaaagcattatgtaCTGGTTCAAATCCTGTGTCTGACACTGAATTATGTGATCTTGGATCAATCACTGAACCTCTcgaagtctcagtttccccaggaataaaaaatgaaggttGTATTAGAttgcctctaaggtcccttccagctctaaagccaTACTAGGATTCTAATTTCCATGGTCTTGATTCCTGAGCAACCTCCAATCTCCATCCACCATAAaaagtgtggggggggggagatactTTCTTAACAAGCTGTTGGTTCCCAGTCATTGCCCCCACCCCTAGGGGCCTTCTTCAAGAGCCCCCATCATTGCTATCTCCAACTCCATCCCCATCAAGGACCAAGGGAGGACTGGCCTTCTCTCCCAAAATATCCAATGCTACAAACTCAGCAACATGAAAAATTTTCAAGGCCCCCACTGGTTCCCTATCCATTCTCCAGCCTCTGGCCTTCTCATAGACACCTCCATCTCCATCTAGTAAACTCTGGGGCACCTCCCCCAAGCCATGAGACTCCCAGGACCTGCACCCAGTGGATTCCCAGGCTCCCCACCCATTCCCCAGATACCTGAGACTTCGGACTGCCCAATGATCCTTTGCTCAGGACCTCTGCCTAGCCAGTGATTTCCTATGCTCCCCTATGCTATGAACCCTGAGGCTCCCACTTTCTCATAGGAGGCACagtccccctcccctccctgtcCCCCCCACCTCTTCCTGTGATCTCCATGGTCCAAGGGAGGTTTGGTCCCCTGGCAGTCCAGGTGCACCCACCCCCTGCTCAGCTCTGGCACAAGCCCCTGGGCCACTCAGTGCCCTTCCACGCTAAGCCTGGCGCAGAGTGTGCGTGACCTCCCAGACCCCGCCACTGCCCAGCGGAAGCCGGCCCCCAGATCGTCCCGTCACTTTCTAGATACCCTCACTGCCCAGAGGAGCCCAGGTCCCCCAGTTATCCAGTGAGCTACCACGCTAAGCAGGGGAGGGAGAGTGCAGTCTCTTAGTTGTCCTATGATTTCCCAGACACCCCAACTATCCGGACCCCTGGCCATCTAGTGCCCTCCCTCACTAAGCAGGGGCGCAGACTGTGCCTGACCTCCCAGGCCCCCCCACTGTCCAgcggagcccccccccccccccggccgtCCAGTGCCCTCCCTCACTAAGCGGGGGCGCAGACTGTGCCTGACCTCCCAGGCCCCCCCACTGCCCAGCGAGCCCCCGCCCCGGCCGTCCAGTGCCCTCCCTCACTAAGCGGGGGCGCAGACTGTGCCTGACCTCCCAGGCCCCCCCACTGCCCAGCggagccccccctccccccgcccacCAGGCAGTCGCCAGCTCCCCACCCGTCCAGCGGCTGCCCGGGCCTGTCGGCCGGCTCCAGCGGGCACTTGGCGTCACTGACGAGCAGCAGGACGGAGCCGTTCTGCACGTTGACCTCGCGGAGGGTGTCCTGCTCGCCCAGCCGCCTGGCGTTGTAGTAGAAGGCCTTCTTCCAGGACGAGACCCCCTGGCGCACCAGCTGGGCTCGCAGGTCGCTCACGGTGTCCGCCGGCCGCACGGTCAGCGGCAGCAGCAGGTCCTCCTCGGACACGTGCACCTGGATGTGGTAGCGCTTCCAGCGGGACAGGCTCCGGCGCAGGGTCTCCATGGCCCCTGCCCTCGGGGCCCCCGGAGCCGCCTGGCCGAGGTTGGGCTGGGGAGCCCGGGAGGCGTCCCGAGGCCCCTCGCCGCCTCCTCCAAACGCCGGGGCAGGCGAGGCCGGGGCCGCCCCCACTGCAGCCCAAACCTGTTGTGGCCCAACCTGTCAGGGCTTGCCGGTCTGCTCGGCTGGCTCCGCTGCCCTCCCCTCGGCATTCCGGGCCCGGGCCTCCCAgacggggcgggggcggggcgggggcgggcCAGGGGCAGGGACCGAGGCGGCCGGCCCGGAGCCAGGGGCAGGGCTGGGCCGGGCCGGGCAGGTACGCTTCCGCTTCAGAACCACTCTTCCCAGGGACAGGAGCGTCCAGACGCCACAAAAGTTTCTGGTCGGGAGGCCAGGACACGGtaaagaaagccccaaatagaAGGGACTGTAGAACCCAGAATATCAGAGCCGGGATGGGCCCAAGAACACAGAATGTAGTTCCAGAAAGCTCTGGGGACCCCAGGCTAAGccttcgttttacagatgagaaagttacAAACCGGTGGCAGGCCCTGAGAGCTCCCGATCCCCAGGCTAAAATCACGTCAGCCTGATGTGAAACGTAAATGTAAAAACTGTGGACACCTCGGGGAGCATCTGGTCCAAAACCCGccagttttacagttgaggaaactgaggtccagacagTTCTTTATTACAAGTCATACATTTAACTGAAGTGAAACTTAAAGCACGTGATTCCCGGGACCGGCTGCACCCGGCGGATTCCCGGGTCCCCACCCATCCCCCAGATTCCTCAGACCTCTGTCTGCCCAATGACCTTTTTATTCAGACCTCTGCCTAGCCAGATTTACCATGCTCCCCCATGCCATGAACCCCGGGCCTCCCACCCGCTCACGGGATCCCGATtcccagggagagagagaaaccgAGGAGTTCCCAGCAAGGTCACGTGTGTGTCCCCGAGAGATTCTTTTATAGGTTCCAGCGCCTATAAAAGAGACAGCGGTCACTGTTGTGTTCTAGACACTCCCTGCCTTTGGGGCCGGTCCAGGTGGGGACTCAAACATTCTTGTCCAGCTCAAACAATTTATCCCTAATAAAGAATgttcaactttttttcctttctttttaaatgtgttacagggGTTTTCGACCAGATGTATAGGGAAGAAAAGTAGGTTATGCATGGAAATAAAGATGATattgaaaaatcaataaaaataaggtaaatctttaaaataaaaatgttcaagcGGCTCCCAATCCTCACTCGTCTACACTTCCCTGGGAGATTGAGTGTGCAGGGAGCACACCTGAAGCACAGGAACTGGGGTAGAATTCTACCTCCTCTTTCTTAtacctctgtgatcttgggcaattcaaTTAGCctttctagatctcagtttcctgacCCATAAAACTGAACCCTTCTGCTTCTCAAAGATCAGGTTCTTTTGATAATTCAAATGCCATGTTTTTTTAAAGACGAAATCTAGACCCAATACTGTTTCATAGGATTTAGGGCTGGAAGAAACCTAAGGAATCATCTAGTGTTCATCCCCCTGATTTCATAGAAAATGAATATGACTCCAAGATCATTCCTTAAGCAGGCAAGcagaattaacattttttaaacattatgttTGGGactgctgaagatacaaagaaagctataagaaaacaaaaataattcaaaatttacaaaagtgaatgttgaaaactatctttacatgtcattggaaaaaacaaaatgctattaaatgacaaaaatagaaCCAAAAATGGTCTTCTAACcccaagaagctcacattttaaGGGAGAGACAGCAGGCAAGTACATACACCTGTATAAGTGGGAGGGTGTCTCATAAGGAAAGGAGTAGGTAGGAGTGACTGGAAGGAGCTCTTGTTGAAGGTGGGATTTGCtctgaatcttgaaagaagcaAGTGAAACTAGAAAGCAGAAGGGAGGAGAACGAGGATTCCAAACAAGGGGACAGCCGGGAAAATTCCCAGTCCAAAAATGACAGGTTGTTTTCTAGAGGCCAGTGGTGCTGGATTGTAGAGTGCCTGAAGAGGAGTGATGTATAAGATgaatggaaagataggaagggattgtaaagggctttaaaagccaaacaggattttatatttgatcctagaagtaatagcCAGTGGAGTTTACTGAGTGACATGGCCTTGACCCATGATTTAGAGAGATCACTTTGACAACTAAATATGGGTGATGGATTGCAGTTGGGGGGGAGACTTTAGTCAGGGAGAACAACCAGTAGGCTACTGAAATAATCTGGGCATGAGATGGGCTGGGGTAATGGCAttgtcaaaggagagaagaagagcaTAAAAGAAATGGTGTGAAAGTAAAAACTGCAGGACTTATCATGTTGGAGATGTGTTTTAGTGCAAACAAGGGACTGGCCATGGGTACTTAGGTTGCAAgtctgggtgactgggaggatgatgGTGCCTTTGAGAGTAATAGGGAAGTTCAAAAAAGAAGAGGGTTTGACATGAAAGATCATAAGTtatgaacatgttgagtttaaaatagCCAGtcaactggcatttattaagcccctgtTATGTGCTAGTAATTGCATTAAattctaaagatacaaaaagaggtaaccCGCACCtctcatcccccccaaaaaaaccagcccctgttctttttttgttttattttgttttttattaatttttataattataacattttctttgacagtacatatgcgtagatatatatatatatatatatttttttttttttacaacattatcccttgtactcccttctgttccgagtttttcccctccttccctccaccccctcccctagatggcaggcattcccatacatattaaatatcttatagtatatcctagatacaatatatatgtgcagaaccgaatcttgttgttgttgttgcaaaggaaggattgtatttgcaaggtaaaaataatctgggaagagaaacaaaacaaaacaaaacaaaacaaacaaacaaacaacaacaacaaaaaaaaaaacaatgctcacagtttgcactcatttcccagtgttccttttctggatgtagctgattttgtccatcattgatcaattggaattggattagctcttctctatgttgaagatatccacttccatcagaatacatcctcatatagtatcattgttgaagtgtataatgatcccctagttctgctcggttcactcagcatcagttgatgtaagtctctccaagtctctctgtactcgtcctgctggtcatttcttacagaacaataatattccataaccttcatataccataatttacccaaccattctccaattgatggacatccattcattttccagtttctagccactatgaaaagcaGCCCCTGTTCTTTAAGAACTCACAATTTACTGTGGAATATGTCTATAGGATATACAATTCCAGAAGCCCAATAAGCTGTTGAAGAAGTGAGACTGAAATCAGGAGAGTAAGAACAAAGATTATTAATTAACAATTTTTGGGGGAGCTCCATAGTTCCCCCCTTTTCTAAAGTCCCCATTTCAAGGCTCAGTCTCTGAAGGACATTGCTAATAAAGAGATTGAATTAACATTCTCCCACACTGGTGAGGAAGGCCAATGTTCTCTACTCAAGTTTGTATAAGGACAAATTCTCTGATTAAATTGCCCAAGGCTGGGCAATTTAGaagtaaatgacataatcaaagttaCATTCCCCTCAGCCTCTCATTAGAATAGGTCaacctctcattataatatttattctctttcattaattgttaaccaatcagagttgattgccactcTTAGGAACACCCACTCTTCCAAGGGCACATAAACCGTGAGCCCACTCACCATGATTTGTCTTTGACATTCAAGAGCAGCACTGACCATTTTCTTGGTAATAGGctagtattattaataaaatgattaattacccagaaactgcatccctcaaactttttaaacatcacaaGAGAGATTAGGGCTAGATAAAGAGATCTAAGAATCATTTTGCATAGAGAGGATACTTGAATCCATTGAAG
This sequence is a window from Sminthopsis crassicaudata isolate SCR6 chromosome 1, ASM4859323v1, whole genome shotgun sequence. Protein-coding genes within it:
- the TINCR gene encoding TINCR ubiquitin domain containing isoform X2 encodes the protein METLRRSLSRWKRYHIQVHVSEEDLLLPLTVRPADTVSDLRAQLVRQGVSSWKKAFYYNARRLGEQDTLREVNVQNGSVLLLVSDAKCPLEPADRPGQPLDGEQQTGLKTMIEWV
- the TINCR gene encoding TINCR ubiquitin domain containing isoform X1, producing METLRRSLSRWKRYHIQVHVSEEDLLLPLTVRPADTVSDLRAQLVRQGVSSWKKAFYYNARRLGEQDTLREVNVQNGSVLLLVSDAKCPLEPADRPGQPLDGLPHTSGDTLRRDASWAPEDKFPAAYESQL